A single window of Granulicella sibirica DNA harbors:
- the folK gene encoding 2-amino-4-hydroxy-6-hydroxymethyldihydropteridine diphosphokinase — MTVAAIALGSNLGDREGALREAVQRVSEFGTVTAVSRFYDTAPVGYLDQPRFLNGAMLLSTELPARELMRGLLAIEGDMGRKRVIAKGPRVIDLDLLLFGEEVIASERLVVPHPSMGERRFVLEPLAEIAASMVHPVSGLTVEEMMALVE, encoded by the coding sequence TTGACGGTCGCCGCGATTGCGCTTGGATCGAATTTGGGTGACCGCGAGGGAGCGCTTCGAGAGGCTGTCCAGCGGGTCAGTGAGTTCGGGACCGTGACTGCCGTTTCGAGATTCTACGATACGGCCCCGGTGGGGTACCTGGATCAGCCTCGATTTCTGAATGGGGCGATGCTGCTCTCGACGGAGCTTCCGGCGCGGGAGCTCATGCGCGGTCTGCTCGCGATTGAGGGAGATATGGGGCGGAAGCGGGTGATCGCCAAGGGGCCCCGGGTGATCGACCTTGATCTGCTCCTATTCGGGGAGGAGGTAATTGCGTCGGAGCGGCTGGTGGTGCCGCATCCTTCTATGGGGGAGAGGCGGTTTGTTCTTGAGCCCCTGGCGGAGATTGCTGCTTCGATGGTGCATCCGGTCAGCGGGCTGACGGTGGAAGAGATGATGGCACTGGTTGAGTAG
- the lpxC gene encoding UDP-3-O-acyl-N-acetylglucosamine deacetylase: MTLSAHLEQTIRTEVEFKGIGLHSGAPVSMKLIPAAAGSGIVFRRTDLDNFEIPANGRNVAKVSYATSLMRQSVLIQTTEHLLSALIGYGVDNVIVEIDNLEVPILDGSAMPYVLAFQSVGLKQQRRRREYLKILKEVEVRDGTKFIGVYPGRGYGIRYTIDFPEPIGYETFTGDLATGDYAEWIAPARTFGFKEDEAMLRNMGLIRGVSDESAIIISRQGVENGPLRFEDEFVRHKVLDLIGDLALAGRRIQGLVVAERAGHAMHTALVQRLMRDRSAWELAHGYDEIAETDRVDFAAQVVNA, translated from the coding sequence TTGACGCTATCGGCTCACCTCGAGCAGACAATCCGAACAGAGGTCGAATTCAAGGGGATCGGCTTGCACAGCGGGGCTCCGGTGTCGATGAAGTTGATTCCTGCTGCGGCGGGATCCGGCATCGTTTTCCGGCGGACTGACCTTGATAACTTCGAAATTCCTGCAAACGGACGCAATGTCGCCAAGGTGAGCTATGCCACGAGCCTGATGCGGCAGAGCGTGCTGATTCAGACAACGGAGCATCTGCTTTCTGCGCTGATTGGATACGGGGTCGACAACGTCATTGTCGAGATTGATAACCTTGAAGTGCCTATCCTCGACGGGAGTGCGATGCCGTATGTGCTTGCTTTTCAGTCGGTTGGGTTGAAGCAGCAGAGGCGGCGGCGGGAGTATTTGAAGATTTTGAAGGAAGTGGAAGTTCGGGACGGGACGAAGTTCATCGGGGTCTATCCGGGCAGGGGATACGGGATCCGGTATACGATCGACTTTCCGGAACCCATTGGTTATGAGACATTTACGGGTGACTTGGCGACCGGGGATTACGCGGAATGGATTGCTCCGGCCAGGACGTTCGGGTTTAAAGAGGATGAGGCGATGCTGCGGAATATGGGGTTGATCCGTGGTGTTTCGGACGAGAGCGCGATCATCATCAGCCGGCAAGGTGTTGAAAATGGGCCACTTCGGTTTGAGGATGAGTTTGTGCGGCACAAGGTACTGGATTTGATCGGGGACTTGGCGCTGGCGGGGCGCCGGATCCAGGGTCTGGTGGTTGCCGAGAGGGCCGGGCATGCCATGCATACTGCTCTTGTACAACGACTTATGCGCGACCGTTCAGCCTGGGAACTGGCCCATGGGTATGATGAAATCGCCGAGACGGACAGGGTAGATTTCGCCGCGCAGGTCGTAAATGCGTAG
- a CDS encoding DUF2251 domain-containing protein, whose product MQSLSFTPGKAFLSVNSTAVPWTVVFEDEGVAGYFYACDRSQETQEHSIMDAMLIYNVSALRDPETPRIASVEWSKDGQQAVLYLDGTAQALFDFARHQGFCRLDFPNFIAEQGDTWQKATHAWSEAALQHFEANLYAS is encoded by the coding sequence ATGCAGTCGCTCTCCTTCACCCCCGGCAAGGCCTTTCTCTCCGTCAACTCCACCGCCGTACCCTGGACCGTCGTCTTCGAGGACGAAGGCGTAGCCGGTTACTTCTACGCCTGCGACCGCTCCCAGGAGACCCAGGAGCACTCCATCATGGACGCCATGCTGATCTACAACGTCAGCGCCCTCCGCGATCCCGAAACGCCGCGCATCGCCTCGGTCGAGTGGTCGAAGGACGGCCAGCAGGCCGTGCTCTACCTCGACGGAACCGCCCAGGCCCTCTTCGACTTCGCCAGACATCAGGGCTTCTGCCGCCTCGACTTCCCCAACTTCATAGCCGAACAGGGCGACACCTGGCAGAAAGCCACCCACGCCTGGTCCGAAGCCGCCCTCCAGCACTTCGAAGCCAACCTCTACGCGAGCTAG
- a CDS encoding M20 family metallopeptidase: protein MSHSILGAVSALAPWMYQSLRELVEVESPSDDPAGVNAAALLVRHLAEPLRPYVINHTQSSYGDALELRFGLRDARKPILLLGHLDTVWPLGTLSNMPWREAEGRFWGPGVLDMKVGIMMALTALKALKTLNKTRPITLLLNPDEEVGSPVSRAITERLALESEAVFVLEPAQGPAYKTARKGVGQYDLHVTGIAAHAGVDFARGHSAIREMARLVETISGFTDLEKKRTVNCGVISGGTRSNVIAANAHAEVDVRIASMDDAAAVDALFQSLRCTDPHCTLEITGGINRPPMERTPGAVALFEKARGFAAELGFVLDEASTGGGSDGNFTSALGIPTLDGMGAVGDGAHASHESVVIEHLVLRTALLAAMIAGI from the coding sequence ATGAGTCACTCCATTCTTGGGGCCGTCTCCGCCCTTGCGCCGTGGATGTACCAGAGCCTTCGTGAGCTCGTGGAAGTAGAGTCGCCGAGCGACGATCCGGCGGGCGTCAACGCAGCCGCGTTGCTCGTCCGCCATCTCGCTGAACCGCTTCGGCCTTACGTAATCAACCACACTCAAAGCTCCTACGGCGATGCCCTGGAGCTCCGTTTCGGGCTGCGGGACGCCAGAAAGCCCATACTTCTTCTCGGCCACCTGGATACGGTATGGCCGCTCGGGACTTTATCGAACATGCCCTGGCGAGAAGCCGAAGGGCGTTTCTGGGGTCCCGGCGTGCTCGACATGAAGGTCGGCATCATGATGGCGCTAACCGCTCTGAAAGCCCTCAAGACGCTCAATAAGACCCGTCCCATCACGCTCTTGCTCAATCCTGACGAAGAGGTCGGCAGCCCCGTTTCACGCGCTATAACCGAACGGCTTGCGCTCGAATCAGAGGCCGTCTTCGTCCTGGAACCCGCGCAGGGGCCAGCCTACAAGACAGCCCGCAAGGGAGTCGGCCAATACGATCTGCACGTCACAGGCATCGCCGCGCACGCGGGCGTGGACTTCGCACGTGGTCATTCGGCTATCCGCGAGATGGCTCGGCTGGTTGAAACCATCTCGGGTTTCACGGATCTCGAAAAGAAGCGCACCGTCAATTGTGGCGTGATCTCGGGTGGAACACGTTCAAACGTCATCGCCGCGAACGCCCACGCCGAAGTCGACGTCCGGATTGCCTCGATGGACGACGCCGCAGCAGTCGACGCTCTCTTCCAATCGCTCCGCTGCACCGACCCCCACTGCACGTTGGAGATCACCGGCGGCATCAACCGCCCTCCGATGGAGCGCACCCCCGGCGCGGTGGCCCTGTTCGAAAAAGCTCGTGGATTCGCCGCTGAGTTAGGCTTCGTGCTCGACGAGGCGTCCACGGGCGGCGGTTCGGATGGCAATTTCACCTCGGCGCTCGGTATCCCGACACTCGACGGCATGGGCGCTGTGGGCGACGGAGCCCATGCCTCGCACGAGTCCGTAGTCATCGAACATCTGGTTCTCAGGACAGCCCTGCTCGCTGCGATGATTGCCGGCATCTAG
- a CDS encoding Maf family protein translates to MNLAFRLRIESTMLVLASASPRRKELLTQAGLTFTVEASEVLEDLLPKETAADYVSRLAEEKARAVFERRKSAEDDGDPLIVLGADTCVLSEGEILGKPRNREEARRMLQGISGRTHQVLTGIAAVTRAGATVATEISQVTVDLIDPDELETYLDTGEPLDKAGAYGIQGYAARWIPRIEGCYFNVVGLPIARTMDILAKANAKLATPPHDPAATVVVP, encoded by the coding sequence GTGAACCTCGCGTTCCGTTTGCGCATCGAATCCACCATGCTCGTGCTCGCCTCCGCATCGCCTCGCCGCAAAGAACTGCTCACTCAGGCCGGACTTACCTTTACCGTGGAAGCCTCCGAGGTTCTGGAAGATCTTCTGCCTAAAGAAACGGCTGCTGACTATGTCTCGCGTCTGGCCGAAGAGAAGGCGCGGGCGGTCTTTGAGCGGCGCAAGTCCGCGGAAGATGATGGAGATCCGCTGATCGTGCTGGGTGCGGACACCTGCGTCCTATCCGAGGGAGAGATTCTAGGCAAGCCTCGCAATCGCGAGGAAGCGCGACGCATGCTCCAGGGCATCTCGGGGCGCACCCACCAGGTTTTGACAGGGATTGCGGCGGTCACGCGCGCGGGCGCGACCGTGGCGACTGAGATTTCGCAGGTGACCGTCGACCTTATCGATCCAGACGAGCTGGAGACGTATCTGGACACCGGTGAGCCGCTTGATAAGGCAGGCGCCTATGGAATTCAGGGCTATGCCGCGCGGTGGATTCCACGCATCGAGGGCTGCTACTTCAACGTGGTAGGCTTGCCGATCGCCCGGACCATGGATATCCTCGCCAAGGCGAATGCCAAACTCGCCACGCCGCCGCATGACCCGGCGGCGACGGTCGTCGTTCCGTAA